cacagctcttctggacagagtggagtctaaggctcttcgtctcgtcagctctcctcctcctactgatagtcttcttcctcttaaattccgtcgcgatgctgcctccttttctatcttctatcgatattttcacgctgactgctcttccgaacttgataactgcatgcctccccacctcccgctgcacacgactttctactcatgctcatccctatactgtccaaatcccttttgcaagagttaaccagcatcttcactctttcatccctcacgctggtaaactccagaacactcttccttcatctgtatttccttctggctacgacttgaactctttcaagaggagggtatcagggcacatctcctcccgaaattgacctctctttttggccactcccctgtactctattcaggagcagtaagtagcgggatttttttctttaatattttttgtatatgcccttgaactgtttcctttgctctaaaaaaaaaataaaataaaaaataaaaacggatgacaagcttgtatcaaacaacatagtcacatcattctCGAACGATCTATATGTTATTTCAAGTTCATATAATTATCTCATTTCAGGTAGATTAGAAGACAGCTGGCTCTGCAAGTGGAAATAAAGGGTAATTTAATAAtgcactgcatgtaaataacgattgatattcaaagtaacatgaaacttccgcagttgcgctagacatatccaaagccttcgatagagtctggcataaatctttgctttctaaactgccctcttgcggtttctatccttgtctctgttcttttatatcctgtttcctttctggccgttctatctccgctgtggtagacggtcactgttcttcccctaaacttatcaacagtagtgttccacagggctctgtcctatcacccactttccttctgttatttagcattgatcttctttctttaacaaacagtcctatccattcatacgctgatgactccactctgcactattcaacttctttcaacagaagaccctctcaacaggaattacaagactccagactggaagctgcagaacgtttaacctcagaccttggtatcatttccgattggggtaaaaagaaccttctgcccttcaatgcctcaaaaaaaatCTCCAAAAAAATCTCCACTTATCTACTCTACACAATCTTCAAAATACCTATGCCCTATTCtttaataacactcagctgtcaccttcttcaacactaagtatcatcggtctatccttagttcaaaatctcaactagaaactccacatctcatctctcactaaatcagttttctcgaggttgggctttctgtatcgtctccgccaattcttctcccccgcacatatgctttccatttatagggaccctgtccgccctcgtgtggagtatgcatttcacgtgtgggggggctccactcaagcagctctcctggacagagtggagtctaaggctcttcgtctcatgagctctcctcctcttactgatagtcttctacctcttaaattctgccgccatgttgcctctctttctatcttttatcgatattttcatgctgactgctcctctgaacttgctaactgcatgacttccccccctcctcccgcggccccgctgcactcgactgtccactcttgctcatccctatactgtccaaaccccttatcagagctgggcacttccgtacctctgtccgcacctccgctcctccggacctgcggacctttaaacgaggtgcggaggtccgaagtgcggaaagtttttcaaaagtgcggaagtaacaggtgcggaacagcagtattttaagtccgtacctccgcacctgaggttttcaaggataaaaaaaatgaaaacgacaaacagtccgcgctctgcagtaatacttccggtcgtttacgcggtctgtgctgcagggcatgttttcccgccacttgagtgacgtcactcattcagatttacggcccggttcaaaatataccgtttgtcgtccgtcttaaaggaagtgcgtcatcaatGACAACACCACGTGCACGGATAGCAAGAACCCAAGGTGTTGGTTTCCTTACGTCGAGACACACGTGTCCTGTTGCCATATTGTACAAAactgggaatgaaagaaacggTCACATTATTAAAACAATGTCGCTTAGATTACCACTTTTAATTACTGCGTATCAACCTTTATATTGGAAGAAAAAGGACTTCATAGCTATCATTATCAGAGCAGTGAACTGGCGTATGGTGAAGGTATGGCAACAGTCTCACAGATTTAAAACATGATAATTTAAATTTAGACAAGATTTAAATTTAAAAGCACAAGGTATGACGGTGACGTCACTGATGACGTACGCTCTTGCATGAGTAACTGATGACAAACGGAGCAGTCTGAACcggccctcctctctctctctctctctctctctctctctctctctctctctctctctctctctctctctctctcaacaaacaaAGACACGCGATTAAACAGACACGGAAACATATATCAAATATAGTGTACATACATGCAATTAACCGTGCcagttattcttattttcctgattattattattattattattattattattattattattattattattattattatctttattattttattgatattgtggcAGACAGAGCCGAGTAGCAAAGTTCTCACTTGTGGTCACGAGAACATGTGGTCAACATTATTTGAACAACATGTGGTCACGAGAATGTAACAACATGAAGGAACAAGGTTTAGAgccgttacctctctctctctctctctctctctctctctctctctctctctctctctttcatatacatacatacatacatacatgcatttatacatacatattacatacatacatacatacaggcagTCAGCaacaactaacacacacacacacacacacgctgtttcCGGGGTACGGTGTGACCATTTTATTATTAAACAGGCTGTGACCAGGCtacattaattttattttttccgcCACTTGGGAGTGACGTCACTCCTTCCGGTTTGAGCATGTTCCTGCCAATGCCTACGATGCCTACGTCCGTTACCATGGTATAAAAGCCGATTTACCGCCTTGGGGCCCCCATTCCTCTAGTATTTCTCGCTCTGCTGACAACTCACACGCTAGTACGTGTCTTGCCCGGGACTCTAAGCAGAGAAAGTAAGCCCAAAGCTCTGGAAGCACTGCAACAGTTACTTACGAAGTTACTGTGCTTACTGTTTAGTTTTGCCATGGATAAATACGTTACAGTTACAAAAATTGGTCAGGATACGGTcagaaccagcacgcctgcaccCACAACCAGTACCCCATCGTTGCTGGATACGTCAGACGTTGCCTTGTCTCAACTTTCTGAAGTGTCCCGGTTGTCTGACGCAGAGCTGGACTCCTCCCAGCTATCCATAGAAGGCATGGAGGATAATGAGACTGAGGAGGAtcagaggaagaggcaggagggCACCCGACAGCTCAAGTCTTTGCTGGAAGACCTTGGAAAGTAAGTAAAATTTATTTAACTAatctatttaatttttttttcgttttttttaccattttaatGTAACTATTTGAACTTGATATTTTATACGTTACTCTTAATAAGTTAAAGTTCTTATCGCATCGTGTCAATTAAAACATTTAAACATTTTTTTAGGTTCTTTGTCTTTGACTCTTACGtcaagacagagaaagacactCAAGAGGGGAAGGTTGTCCACACTGGGAGAGCTCGTTGTCAGGAGAAGACCTGTctggagaaaggggggaaggctgCCAGCTACACCTACACCACCAGGAGCAAGGGGAACCTTAAAAAGCATTATGAGAAAGTAAGTAAATAATATCTAAATAAGTGCCTACTGCCTGCCTACAGTGCCTACTGCCTGCCTACAGTGCTTACTGCCTGCCTACAGTGCTTACTGCCTGCCTACAGTGCTTACTGCATACAAAATTTcaaaatacaatttttttttaaataagtaatatttttattttattttcttgttctcagATGCACCGTGCCATGCTTCCGAGTGTCAGGGCGGCCTTTGAAGGGGTGAGCAAGAGAGGCCGTTCCAAGGCCAAAGAGGACGAGCTCCCCGCCAAGAGGGGTGGTCGCCAGCTCTGCATGGAGGAGTCCTTTAGCTGGAAGGACAGGGTGACCCCAGAGTTGCTTAGGAAGACTTGCACCAGGTATAGTAAAATAAACACTTTTAAGTTCTAATAATTTGAATTTCTAATAATCAATAATTTTTAAAAATCGATTTCAGGTGGTTCATTGACACTATGATGCCCTTGAGCCTCATAGATCACCCCACCACCAGGCACTTCTTCAGCCTCCTGTCGCCGGAGTTTTCCGCGCCATCCAGGAGGACCCTGGGGAGAGACATTGACCAGGCCTGGGCCACTGCCAAGTCGGACCTCTCTAACGCGCTGTATGAGGCCAGCTACGTCGCCACAACAGCCGACAGCTGGACGGCGCACAACAGGGCCTTCATTGGCATGACGTGCCACTGGATCGGCCAGAATCTCCGCCGCCAACGTGGCACATTAGCGTGCAAGGAGATCAAGGtaattacaaaaagaagaaaaaaagttaacacTTTTTTATATACCAGTGAATATATTGTGATTGTATTTTATTCAATGGTAATGTTAAACTAAGTACTATATTAACTAACATCAGTTATCTTTAAAAATGCTATCATTAACAAAACACtatatatttattattcttttccaGGAGAAGCAGACTAATGTGGTCCTGGCGCAAGCCATCTATGACACCCACCAGGAGTTTGGCCTGGGGAACAAGGTGGTAGCCACTACCACGGACAACGGCACCAACTATGTGGCTGCCTTCAAGTACTTCGGTGCAGGCGATGTGcctgtggagggagaggaggagcaggatccTGAGGTGGTGGTTGGCCAGCCTGCAAACCTGCATGCCCAGCTGAAGGAGGTGGTTCCTGCTATGATTAAGCTGCCCAAACACTACAgatgtaggtatgtatgttttgttttctgtgaTAAGTTATTTGATAACAGTTAAAACGTTAAAGTTTTGAAACAAGAAACTGTATAAACGTCAGAAGTTAAAAAGctttaaaagtttttttttaattccagtGCACACACCCTCAACCTTATAGCCACTGCCGACGTCCACTCTGTGCCTGGATGGAACCAAGGCTTTAGGGCGCCATTCACAAAGGCTGCTGCAAAAGCCCAGGGGACTTGGAACCTGCAGAACCGCAGTTCTGTGGTGACCAACTCCATCAAGGAGAAGACTGGGAGGAAGCTGAAAACCTTCTGTGTTACTCGGTAAGAATCCATCAAGAATATTTAAGAGATAATGTTGTTTGAGTCAACAATAGAATGGCTTAAAATATTTGGTTACTTCTTACTTGTTTCAGTTGTTTGTAATTAATTTACATTTACAAAGGTGGAACTCCTACTATGATGCTATCCAGAGCCTGATGGACGTCCTCTCCAACCCAGAGAAGATGCGGGCGTTGAATGAGATCCTCAGCAAGGGAGGGGCGGCGACGTTTAACGAGATGGATAAACATGTGAGTGAAATTAATTAAAGTACTTATTGTATGCTTTTCTATAACGTTTATTGGTTATTTATAAAAGTTGACTACATCATGTGCAACTTTTCAGATTTaattagaataaataaataaaattttaaACTTTCCTTGTAGGTTCTCTCTGAGTACCTGAAGGTCATGCAGCCTGTGGCAGAGTGCCTCGACAGCCTACAATCAGAGACCAACGCCTACATGGGCACCTTGATGCCTGCCTTACAGCTAATGCAGTTTCAGCTGGAGAGGCTGAAAGTTGACAGGTAAGAAACTTATTTCTTTGACATAGCTACAACATTCGTAACAAAAGCTACGTAGTCAATAGTAtacttgtttaaatatatattttcaaaaatttCAATGTTCTTTACAGGAACCTGCAGTTTGCTCTATCGCTAGTGTCGGCACTACTTGGGAAAGAGGGGAGTGGCAAAGGCTGTTACGGCAGGTTTGCTGACCAGCTTCAGGACGCCGATATCCTGATGGCCACTGCGCTCCACCCCCACTACACCATGTCCCTGGTGCGGCACTTCAATCCTGACCAGGCAGCCAACATCCAGGGCCGTATCgtcagggaggtgaaggaaattgTGGGCACAGAGCTGGAGAGGCAgcctgaggagaggaaggaaagggtggacaAGTTCCACCTTCTGCTCTCCAGTGCCACAGTCCCTGAGGTGAGGTaccaggaagaagtggaggagacaaTTGTAAAAACACTAGAAGACTGGAAAAGGGAGATGGTGGACATCCCCCTCAGCCCCAACCTGTTCCCCGCCCGCTACAGGGATGCCTGGCTGGACCTCTTCAAGAGGTACAACACCCCTCTCCCCAGCTCTGCTGCTGTAGAGAGGCTGTTCAGCTCTGCGGGAGATATCTTGCGGGCTAAAAGGTCCAGCCTCAGCAACGTGAACTTCGAGCAGCTGGTGTTTGTAAGGGGCAACATGCACCTCCTGGACTACAAGGATGTGGGGCAGCAGCAcatggaggaggagcaagacttGTAAATTATAATGAACTTGTAAACTTGTGAATCATTTTTATAGCTAGTCATTTGTGAAAGATACATATAGTAAACTGAATCAGCAACatatctttccttattcccatatcttctcttcctcttttgaatgatattaaccggaattttctgtgttgcatgtgtactgaggtatgataattatgatgagtgtaaaagtagttactttacttcaggtggtggagattctatgcgttaaaatgacaataatgataacaaaaataatggtaataataataataataataatgataataataatgctgctgcagtattgcattgtatttctttttttaaggtacggactagatttttcaggcgcgctttaatagttttgggtacggtaccggaggtgcggaggtgcggcatacttgtgtgtgtgtgtgtgtgtgtgtgtgtgtgtgtgtgtgtgtattggtatactttgtgtgtatacttgtatgtatgtatgtgtgtgtatacctgtgtatgtgtgtgcggcgGAGAGGGTGGTCTGGTGGGCGGGTGGGCGGGTCTCCTACCTCACTTTAGGAGCCTATTAGTGAGTAACTCTGTCCACATTTGCACTGGGGTGTGACTTAATTAGCtaggagtgggtgggtggatgctgaccttggctaaagaTCATCCCTCAGGTGGATGGGGTAAGTGTGGTAGGGCCTTGCtccatatagacagatagatagatggataaatgaataaatacatatagatggatagatagatacagaaatataggtatatattatgtaatagcttgtgtaatgcttgtatatactgaagaaaagtacaagaacaaataaaatacttccaaagcacatttatgccttttatatcctgcactaataaatctataaaatatacGGGATTTACTGGAAAACTACCAAGAACTCCATTATATAATAAAGGTTCTATTAATCTCTGGCTAAGATGCTACTGCATAATATATGAAACTCAAAGTAGCACAACACATATGCAAAATATTGTtaatgattcctcttccttttatttttattattacacacacacacagagagagagagagagagagagagagagagagagagagagagagagagagagagaatgaatgaatttaacggagcgagcgagagagagagggactaagGGGGTTGCCAGCTAGCTTAGGTCCTTTATActtgtggagggggagagagagagcgagaggaggctCCTCCCACTGACCACCTGACGTCACCTAATCTGCGCCTGAGGTGACCTCCCATTTATTTAGACACTGGTCCACAGCACCCTTGCTTTCGATTGTTTTGACTACGGAGAAGGAGCGAGCACCAACACTGCCGGCCTGCACAAC
This genomic window from Eriocheir sinensis breed Jianghai 21 chromosome 23, ASM2467909v1, whole genome shotgun sequence contains:
- the LOC127002530 gene encoding uncharacterized protein LOC127002530 yields the protein MTTPRARIARTQGVGFLTSRHTCPVAILYKTGNERNGHITMSLVRHFNPDQAANIQGRIVREVKEIVGTELERQPEERKERVDKFHLLLSSATVPEVRYQEEVEETIVKTLEDWKREMVDIPLSPNLFPARYRDAWLDLFKRYNTPLPSSAAVERLFSSAGDILRAKRSSLSNVNFEQLVFVRGNMHLLDYKDVGQQHMEEEQDL